A single Primulina eburnea isolate SZY01 chromosome 11, ASM2296580v1, whole genome shotgun sequence DNA region contains:
- the LOC140805784 gene encoding uncharacterized protein, whose protein sequence is MELFYYLVFGAVGAVVAALELSKSNKDRINASASFNSFKNNYVLVYSIMMAGDWLQGPYVYYLYSTYGFGKGEIGQLFIAGFGSSMLFGTIVGSLADKQGRKRACVTYCVTYILSCLTKHSPQYKVLMIGRILGGIATSLLFSAFESWLVAEHFKRGFDQQWLSITFSKAIFFGNGLVAILSGLVGNLLVDSLNLGPVSPFDAAGIILAIGMAVILSSWTENYGDPSENKDLLTQFKVAAVAIASDEKIALLGAIQSLFEGSMYTFVFLWTPALSPNDEEIPHGFIFANFMLSSMLGSSIASRLLARNTLRVEIYMQIVFVISSASLLLPVLTNFLVPPSDVKGGGISFSGSLQLLGFCIFEACVGIFWPSIMKMRSQYIPEEARSTIMNFFRIPLNIFVCIVLYNVNAFPITVMFGMCSIFLFVAYILQRRLAAIGDKPKTEEWTMLKENDTESEPLGDA, encoded by the exons ATGGAGTTGTTTTATTATTTGGTTTTTGGGGCGGTAGGAGCTGTGGTTGCAGCATTGGAGCTGAGTAAAAGTAACAAAGATCGGATCAATGCGTCAGCTTCTTTCAATTCCTTCAAGAACAATTACGTGCTTGTTTACTCGATTATGATGG CTGGTGACTGGTTGCAGGGTCCATATGTTTACTACCTCTACAGCACATATGGTTTTGGGAAAGGTGAAATTGGGCAGCTGTTTATTGCTGGATTTGGGTCTTCCATGTTGTTTGGAACAATTGTTGGATCCCTAGCAGACAAACA GGGGCGGAAGAGAGCATGCGTTACTTACTGTGTCACTTACATTCTCAGCTGCTTGACCAAGCATTCTCCTCAGTACAAGGTTCTGATGATCGGACGTATTTTGGGTGGTATTGCCACATCTCTATTGTTTTCAGCATTTGAATCATGGCTTGTGGCTGAACACTTCAAG AGAGGTTTCGATCAGCAGTGGCTCTCAATAACTTTCTCCAAGGCAATATTCTTTGGCAATGGTCTTGTTGCCATTCTATCTGGATTGGTAGGAAATCTGCTAGTTGATTCCTTGAATCTTGGCCCTGTATCCCCCTTTGATGCTGCGGGGATAATTCTAGCTATTGGAATGGCCGTCATATTGTCATCATGGACTGAGAACTATGGGGACCCTTCAGAGAACAAGGACCTACTAACTCAATTCAAGGTTGCAGCTGTAGCAATTGCTTCAG ATGAGAAGATTGCATTACTCGGTGCCATACAGTCCCTCTTTGAAGGTTCTATGTATACATTTGTGTTCCTCTGGACGCCTGCTCTGAGTCCAAATGATGAAGAAATTCCCCATGGTTTTATTTTTGCGAATTTCATGTTGTCTTCAATGTTGGGAAGCTCAATTGCATCTCGCTTATTAGCCCGCAACACTCTTAGAGTTGAGATCTATATGCAGATTGTATTTGTCATTTCTTCAGCCTCTCTTTTGCTCCCCGTATTGACGAAT TTCTTGGTACCTCCTTCAGATGTGAAAGGGGGTGGCATCTCTTTTTCAGGCAGTCTCCAACTTCTTGGCTTCTGTATCTTTGAAGCTTGTGTTGGAATTTTCTGGCCATCTATTATGAAGATGAGATCCCAATACATTCCCGAGGAGGCTCGAAGCACCATCATGAACTTCTTTCGTATCCCACTAAACATCTTTGTCTGCATCGTGCTGTACAAT GTTAATGCATTCCCCATCACTGTTATGTTTGGCATGTGCTCCATATTCCTCTTTGTGGCATATATTCTTCAAAGACGGCTCGCAGCAATCGGGGATAAGCCAA AGACGGAGGAATGGACAATGTTGAAGGAAAATGATACAGAATCTGAGCCGTTAGGTGATGCTTGA
- the LOC140804598 gene encoding vacuolar protein sorting-associated protein 26B produces MNYIIGAFKPACHISVVFSDGKTRKQVPLKKENGQTIMVPLFQNQENITGQVSVEPFSGKKVEHNGIKVELLGQIEMYFDKGNFYDFTSLVRELDVPGEIYERKTFPFEFSTVEMPNETYNGVNVRLRYVLKVTISRGYAGSIVEYQDFVVRNYSPLPSINNSIKMEVGIEDCLHIEFEYNKSKYHLKDVIIGKIYFLLVRIKIKNMDLEIRRRESTGSGTNTHVETETLAKFELMDGTPVRGESIPVRLFLSPYELTPTYRNINNKFSVKYYLNLVLVDEEDRRYFKQQEITVYRLEKSS; encoded by the exons ATG AATTACATAATTGGAGCTTTTAAGCCAGCATGCCACATTTCCGTTGTGTTTTCAGATGGGAAAACCCGAAAGCAG GTCCCtttgaagaaagaaaatggtCAAACTATTATGGTACCTCTCTTTCAAAATCAAGAGAACATCACTGGTCAG GTTTCGGTTGAACCATTTTCGGGGAAGAAGGTAGAACACAATGGAATCAAAGTTGAGCTTCTTGGTCAGATAG AAATGTACTTCGACAAAGGCAACTTCTATGATTTCACGTCTTTGG TTCGTGAACTGGATGTTCCTGGAGAAATATATGAGCGGAAAACATTTCCTTTTGAATTTTCGACTGTAGAGATGCCAAATGAGACTTATAACGGGGTTAATGTGCGGCTTAG GTATGTCCTCAAAGTGACGATAAGTCGGGGCTATGCTGGTAGCATTGTGGAATACCAGGACTTTGtg GTTCGAAACTATAGCCCTCTCCCATCTATCAATAATAGTATCAAG ATGGAAGTTGGAATCGAGGACTGTCTCCATATTGAGTTCGAGTACAATAAGAGCAA GTACCATCTGAAAGACGTCATCATCGGGAAAATATACTTCCTTCTTGTAAGAATCAAGATAAAAAACATGGATCTTGAGATTAGACGCCGAGAATCAACAGGATCGGGGACAAACACTCATGTAGAAACAGAGACACTAGCCAAGTTTGAACTTATGGATGGTACCCCAGTCAGAG GTGAATCGATTCCGGTAAGATTGTTCCTAAGCCCATATGAGCTAACTCCTACATATCGAAACATCAACAACAAATTCAGCGTGAAGTACTATTTGAACCTAGTTCTTGTTGATGAAGAGGACCGTCGGTACTTCAAGCAACAAGAAATTACAGTGTACCGGCTCGAGAAATCATCTTGA